In Tachysurus vachellii isolate PV-2020 chromosome 1, HZAU_Pvac_v1, whole genome shotgun sequence, a genomic segment contains:
- the meis3 gene encoding homeobox protein Meis3, giving the protein MEKRYEELVQYPGSEIMPMGGYGEAMRSLPPSHYGHSVPDSLKHYRDQIYGHPLFPLLALVFEKCELATCSPRDSSSMSNASHHPGMTGHSDVCSSESFNEDIAAFAKQIRSEKPIFSSNPELDNLMIQAIQVLRFHLLELEKVHDLCDNFCHRYITCLKGKMPTDLVLEDRESGSKSDMEDFTGSCTSLSEQNQSWLRDTDDCLSTPSGTPSASCGLAAHSVDTCSDAGDGLDAVASPSTGEEDETDRDRRNNKKRGIFPKVATNIMRAWLFQHLSHPYPSEEQKKQLSQDTGLTILQVNNWFINARRRIVQPMIDQSNRSGQGAPYSPDGGAIGGYGLDSQPHLGLRTAGLQGMPSLAADYPGTLLPQPGYTHAAPSLHPYPGPHPAMLLHPPPHPHSAEPLIGQGLDIHAH; this is encoded by the exons ATGGAGAAAAGG TATGAAGAGCTGGTGCAGTACCCAGGGTCAGAGATCATGCCCATGGGTGGGTACGGGGAGGCGATGAGGTCCCTACCACCGTCTCACTATGGTCACAGTGTTCCTGACTCTCTCAAACACTACCGTGATCAGATCTACGG CCACCCTCTGTTTCCACTCTTGGCTTTGGTGTTTGAAAAGTGTGAATTAGCTACATGTTCACCGCGTGACTCCAGCTCAATGTCAAATGCGTCCCATCATCCCGGCATGACGGGGCACAGCGACGTCTGCTCTTCCGAATCATTCAACGAAGACATTGCAGCTTTTGCCAAACAG atcCGTTCAGAGAAACCTATCTTTTCTTCAAATCCAGAACTGGATAATCTG ATGATTCAGGCCATCCAAGTCTTACGCTTTCACCTACTAGAGCTAGAAAAG GTTCATGATCTGTGTGATAATTTCTGTCATCGCTACATCACCTGTCTTAAGGGCAAAATGCCCACTGATTTGGTGCTAGAGGATCGCGAGTCCGGATCCAAATCTGACATGGAGGATTTCACAGGTTCTTGCACAAGTCTTTCAGAGCAG AATCAGTCTTGGTTGCGAGACACAGATGACTGTTTGTCAACGCCGTCAGGAACTCCGAGCGCCTCCTGTGGACTTGCCGCACACAGTGTGGACACTTGCAGTGATGCTG GAGATGGATTGGATGCTGTAGCATCTCCTAGCACAGGAGAAGAGGACGAGACAGACCGAGACCGACGAAACAATAAGAAACGAGGGATCTTTCCCAAAGTGGCAACCAACATCATGAGAGCTTGGCTCTTTCAGCACCTAtca CATCCGTACCCttcagaagaacaaaaaaaacaactctctCAAGATACAGGACTCACCATCCTTCAGGTCAACAACTG GTTTATAAACGCCCGACGTAGAATAGTCCAGCCCATGATTGACCAGTCGAATCGCtcag GACAAGGTGCCCCATACAGCCCAGACGGAGGAGCGATAGGAGGTTATGGATTAGACAGTCAGCCTCATTTAGGCCTTCGTACAGCAG GTCTTCAGGGAATGCCGTCTCTGGCTGCAGACTACCCTGGCACGCTCTTGCCCCAGCCGGGTTACACCCATGCAGCTCCCTCGCTGCACCCTTACCCCGGCCCCCACCCCGCCATGCTCCTGCACCCACCCCCCCATCCGCACTCTGCAGAGCCTCTAATTGGACAAGGCCTGGACATCCATGCCCACTGA